catacccaggatgtctactagactcttgtttggacagatttaagtgagttattcccatgaattacaggcctacaatataaaacgccaaatatcCATGCACagcaatgtaccgctttgagcttcaaaaatctgacataatcataccaccagggaggttaatggttgtatgttgagttattttgaggggacagcaaatttacaccgctgcaatgtaaagtagtgagtgtacagcttgtataacaaagtgtcatttcttcagtgttggcacatgaaaagatataagatatttacaaaaatatgaggggtgtactcacttttgtgagatattgtaaatTACAATATGTACAAAGAATAGTGGTAGATTGATATACTGGACTCAAGAAAAGATGGAAGGCAAATAGAAAAACTCATCCACACATTGTAATACTATTATCTTTATGCttttttgtatactgtatatttagatttatttaaaataaaatcaataaaagcaTTAAAACTGAAAAATATACTTTAAGATAAAGTTTATTCAGCTTACTCAAAATACAGGACATACCATACAACTGAAAAAACTAaggctggtgttcagctttaaccatttgcctacagggcactttcacccccttactgcccaggccaattttcagctttcagcgctgtcacactttgaatgacaattgcgcggtcatgctacactttacccatattacatttttattattttcttaacACAAATCAAGATTTATACAACAAAAAGAGGaaagaaatgggactttatatgaggcaagtcaCTGAATGCATACCTTATTCAAttcatttataaaattatttattaataacaaatcacATTATAGAGggtgtcaatctgtaatacaggacacaatataATGTAATACATTTGCATGAATATATAATAGTTATACAGAGTAGGATAAAACATAATAAGCATTATAGTTACAAAATGACAcacatccattcataaaagttcaatgaacataataatttttttatgGTGAGACAAAATTGTCTGAGCATCAGTTCGATGTAACTAGACTCATGTTTCATGGCTTGTGCCAATCATTCgtagtaaaatgctctgaaattaaatcagtgATATCTATAAGTATAGGATGTCCTTTAAACGGAGAACAATCTCtaaaaataaaggtgtgtaacttacagtaCGGCCAAATGGTGACACCCAACCTTAAATCCAAGggaagaagagggacaaggataatcatctcccccggggctgaggtgaggagtCCTATCCAGACCAGAGACAAatgccaggtgaagaccaggtgacaATGTCACGACCATGTGAAACTGGTGTGTGCTTAAcagtccacactgctctgcaagggtaggaaaatgaaaccatgtgaaatgaatgTGTTGAAGTAATGAAATGAGCCTATACCTGTGAATGAGTGGCGTGATGAATAGTGGTGATGTGGTggtttggtggtacttaatcactgctgggtttttttattttttactaaaaaaaaaaaaataaaaaaaaatgaagactgaaaattttgaaaaacaaaaatgtttttcttcatttctgtcagtaaattttgtaaataagtaatttttctctttcactgatgtgcgctgatgaggtggcacttatgggcactgattaggtgtcaCTAATATGCatcacttattggcactgataggcagcactgatgagtggcactggtgggcactgatgggcagcactgatagccagcactgactggtgactggggttgagccgaacacccccctgttcggttcgcaccagaatttgcgaacaggcaaaaaatttgttcgaacgcgcgttaaagtctatgggacacgaacatgaataatcaaaagtgctaattttaaaggcttatatgcaagttattgtcataaaaagtgtttggggacctgggtcctgccccaggggacatggatcaatgcaaaaaaaagttttaaaaacggacgttttttcaggagcagtgattttaataatgctcaaagtgaaacaataaaagtgtaatatccctttaaatttcatacctggggggtgtctatagtatgcctgtaaaggggcgcatgtttcccgtttttagaacagtctgacagcaaaatgacatttcaaaggaaaaaaagtcatttaaaactactcgcggctattaatgaattgccggtctgacaatacacataaaagtttattgataaaatctgcatggaaattccccacaggggaaccccaaaccaaaattaaaaaaaaaaaaaaatgatgtggggggggtccccctaaattccataccaggcccttcaggtctggtatggatattaaggggaaccccggccaaaaatttaaaaaaatggcgtggggtccccctaaaaatccataccagacccttatccgagcacgcaacctggcaggccgcaggaaaagagggggggagagcgccccccctcctgaaccgtaccaggccacatgccctcaacattggaagggtgctttggggtagccccccaaaacaccttgtccccatgttgatgaggacaagggcctcatccccacaacccttggccggtggttgtgggggtctgcgggtggggggcttatcggaatctggaagccccctttaacaaggggacccccagatcccggccctcccccctgtgtgaaatggtaagggggtacaaaagtacccctaccatttcacaaaaaaactgtcaaaaacattaaaaatgacaagagacagtttttgacaattcctttatttaaatgcttcttctttcttctatcttctttcttctatcttccttcagtttcttcctccatcttcttcttcttctggttcttctggttcttcctccggtgttctcgtccggcatcttcctccgttgcgtcagcgtcttcttcccttcttctcctcaggccgctccgcatccatgatggcatggagggaggctcccgctgtgtgacgcttctcctcttctgacggttcttaaataacgaggggcggagccacctggtgaccccgcccccctctgacgcacggggacttgacgggacttccctgtggcattgcccgtgacgtcagaggggggtggagtcacccgttacgtaaccctgcccccttctgacgtcacggggaatgccacagggaaatccccatcaagtccccgtgcgtcagagggggcggggtcacctggtggctccgacccccattatttaagaaccgtcagaagaggaggagaagcgtcacacagtgggagcctccctccatgccatcattgatgaggagcggcccgaaaagaagatgaagacaggaagatgaagacaagaagatgaagagaaaaagatgaagagagaagcatcacaaggcgggagcctccctccatgccatcatggatgcggagtggcccgaggagaagaagggaagaagacgttgacgccgcggaggaagatgccggacgagaacaccggaggaagaaccagaagaaccagaagaagaagaagatggaggaagaaaccgaaggaagatagaagaaagaagaaagaagaagcatttaaataaaggaattgtcaaaaactgtctcttgtcatttttaacatttttgacagtttttttgtgaaatggtaggggtaattttgtacccccttaccatttcacacaggggggagggctggaatctgggggtccccttgttaaagggggcttccagattccgataagccccctgcccgcagacccccacaaccactggccaagggttgtggggatgaggcccttgtccccatcaacatggggataaggtgttttggggagctaccccaaagcaccctccaaatgttgagggcatatgacctggtacggttcaggagcggggggacgctctctcatccccctcttttcctgcgacctgccaggttgcgtgctcggataagggtctggtatggatttttgcggggattctacgcccttttttttttaattttggcgtggggtttcccttaaaatccataccagacctaaagtgtctggtatagattttgagggggaccccacgccatttttttttttcaattttggccggggttccccttaatatccataccagacctgatgggcctggtatggaatttaggggaacccccacgtcattttttttttaattttggttcagggttcccctgtggggaattcccatgccgtttttatcaatgaacttttatgtgtattgtcggaccggcaattcattaatagccgcgagtagttttaaatgacttttttcctttgaaatgtcattttgctgtcagactgttgtaaacacgggaaacatgcgcccctttacaggcatactatagacaccccccaggtacgaaatttaaaggaatattacacttttattgtttcactttaagcattattaaaatcactgctcctgaaaaaacggccgttttaaaaacatttttttgcattgatccatgtcccctggggcaggacccaggtccccaaacactttttatgacaataccatgaatataagcctttaaaattagcacttttgatttctcccatagacttttaaagggtgttccgcggcattctaatttgccgcaaacaccccaaattgttcgctgttcggcgaactggcgaacagccgatgttcgagtcgaacatgagttcgactcaaactcgaagctcatccctactcgtgacacttgtgggcactggtggtgctttattgtaatcagggcactgatgatcagtgcccttattACATGTCtcgatgtcccctgcgaggagatgctgctgattggctcttctcgccacacactctgtcagtgtgagacaaTGAGAGCCGATACGAGCATTTCCATGTTTAACCatatgattggctgtgtccaatcacagctggtcacatgtaagaGCCACGGTTCTTCACAGTGATCAGGGTAGCACCATGTCCTAGCAATACGGCACACCGCCGCGCTGCGCATGatagcggccgttctgggacaacatcatatgacgtcgtcccagaacgagagctgtaccgcccctccatcatttgacggtggacgGGTGGCAAACAGTCAAATAGTTTTTTGTAAGCATTGGTAGCAATATCAAGCCAGCTGGAGATTTCAAACCAGCCAGTGATCCTGCCTGATGTCGCTGCCTGTGTGCCTGTGCCTCTGAAGACAATGCAGCCTGGGAGCCAGTTTCAAGTTTTAGATGATTACAGGCTCCAGTGCTTGTTACATTTGCATCGCGCTTGGAGGATTGGAGCTTATCCTATAGTGTGTGGAGATACAAGGCTCATATATTACTCATATCTGGTAAGTTTATTACCAACAGGGATCATCCGTGCATGAGGTGTTGGTGATAGCAGCCAGAAATAAAATTCCTCATCTGGATACCAAGGGTTACGGAGCACTGTTCATACTACACAGATCTTATGTGGACTTTTTCTCTTTATCGCATATTGACTGACTTTTAAGTGGTTTTTATTACCATAACTTgcactgaatattttattttattattctattAGCGCTTTTAGTGCTGAGATGATTGTCTTGTTTTTTATCTTTGGCACATTTTATTAATTGTGTATGTTTATAATAGCTGCTGTTGTGCATTGAACTGATTTTGTCCATTAGAGAGCTTGGATCAGTGACACTTAAtgctactgatatatatatattttttttcatatagttTATTATGTGGATATTCTCAACTCCTCTAACAAATCAGTCCAACATTCTCCCTAAAGTGTTGTGTGACGGATACTGCTTTGCAATGAAATTAACAAGTGTTCAGTGATTGTTCTAAATGCTGTTCCTGCCATATATCACTAGTTTACtacttgcaaaaaaatataaaaatgcatgcaGCATTTCAAAATACGTCCATACAACATCTATatacacaaaaatataaataacGTTCCAAAATGACACCCAGTAAAATATATGCATAACAATCAGTGCAAAAATCAAATAATTGACTGCATCATTTAGTCTACAAGTGAATGTTCCTAATAGTGCTTGACAAATCAACCCATGCTCCCACCATTTCCTCCACTTCTGATCTTATGAGAACCCACCCCTATGCTGACTCCTCCATAGAGATTGGGTCAAACTGTGTTCAAAACTTGTATCTCCAACCTTTTCTTAGACCTCCTTTGTTCCTCTAATAACTCCAAGGAAAATTATCCATGCTATCATAGTGTAAAATTgattattttaaaagtttttttttttttaaatacaataacTTAAGAACACTCACACATAGATGCATTTAGCACCCAAATGAAGTGTTTGAAGATGAAAGGTGCAAGGAGACAGTGGAGTCATAACGCAGTACACATAGACACCAGAAATATGGCTGACAATGGAACTGAGCTCTATACAttggttacatggttacatagaTAGTTTTAAAAAGGCAcacatccatccagttcaaccaatagaaaaaaattaataaaaagaaacccccatatacacaatctatacccaaagttgatccagaggataGCAAAAATAACTCTATGGAGTGGTGGGAGCTCCGCATCTAAGTGTTTTGCCAGATGATGACAAGCAAAATTACTGTGTAGGGagtctaattttttattttaaaaaagtaatcTATTTTAATTAATTTGCTAACAAAAAGCAGAAACAATCAGGAAATGGGTTAGTAAAGCTCTTAACTTTTTTATTGATGACTTTACATCCTTGTTCCTCAAGGTGTAAATAAAGGGATTTAACAATGGAGTGAGAACAGTGTATACAAGCGCTAGGAATTTATTACATTGGGTGCCAATAGGTGTGATATATACAATTATGGCTGTGCCATAGAACAGACTGGTCACAGTAAGATGAGAGGAGCAGGTAGAGAAAGCTTTTCTCTTTCCATCAGTACTCTTAATGCTTAGAATGGTCTTAATAATGTGAATGTAGAAACTTATAATGATAATAAATGGGATTACTATGGCTAAAACAGCTGCTAATAGAACAGTCACTTTGCTGATAAAAGGATCAGAGCAAGACAAATCTTGAAGTGGTGTTGCATCACAGAAAAAATGGTTGATCTGATTTGAACCACAGAAATTCAGCCGAGCAATGAAAAATGTAGTCATAAAAGAAATAGTAAGCCCAATAAGCCATGGTGCCACAGCTAGTTTAAAACAAAGTTTCTTGCTCATTATAGATGAATAGTGGAAGGGATTGTTAATAGCCAAGTCTCGATCAAAGGCCATTACTGCTAAGAGGTAGCATTCAGCTATCCCTAATCCATTAAATATATAAAGCTGGGTGAAACATCCTAAAATAGATATACTTTTATTTCCAGAAATAAGGTTATCAAGAAGCTTAGGTATAGTAACTGTTACAAACATAATTTCCAAGACCGCAAAAGTACCTATAAATGTATACATTGGGGTATGAAGTAAGGGATCAATTTTAATGAAGAGGATAATGGAAATATTTCCATTGATGCAGATCATGTATGAGAGTAAAATAGTGACAAACAGTATCATCTGCATCTGTGCTAAGTCAGAAAATGCCATTAAGATGAATTCTTTCACTATGGTCTTATTGTTATCAGTTGCGTAGGGCACTAATCTCTACAATAGAAATACAGTTAGCTtccattaaaaagcaaaaaaaaaaaaagaaagaaaggctaTAACGCATGTACATACAATAACACAAAGCATGTTCTGCATTGCCTGCTACAGGTATGCCTTAGTTACCATAATTCTAACCGAATGATATTACACCATGTGGAAGGGTCATTCAAAGGAAGCTAAAGgttgaaaccagaaaaaaaaaaaaacattctgcgaGTTAGGTTAgtgtgttttaaatatttttttttagcattaccCTTACCATTATGATCACATAAAACTAGCAAGTATTTGTGATGTATACTATCATATTTAACATGAACTCATCTTTTGATTCAAGATTTGAAACAGATTGTCTTTACTAGAGAAATATCACTCAtaaaccaaacaaaacagtttGCACTTACTAGTGATATGTCAATCATAGTCCAAACAAAACAAAGTTTAATTCAATATGAGAATTTAAATCAATAATGCTTCTAGTTAATCCATACTCTCTTTACAGTATATAAGGCATATAAACATTTCAATAATCTTGATGTGTACCAATTTATACAATAAAGCATATTTATAGGAGGAGGAACTTGAAGACATCCAGCACTGGGAACAATTCCCCTAAGATAAATGATGTTGTATGATGTATGAAACATTTGAgactaaaaatacaaaataaatgtataaataggAATGCACCCATAGGAATTTGCTATAAATATATTAATTTAGAACAAGAAAAGAACCCCTAACTGGACTTTTAAAGGCACTAACATAGTAGATtaagtataaaa
This Aquarana catesbeiana isolate 2022-GZ linkage group LG13, ASM4218655v1, whole genome shotgun sequence DNA region includes the following protein-coding sequences:
- the LOC141116588 gene encoding olfactory receptor 11L1-like, with translation MAFSDLAQMQMILFVTILLSYMICINGNISIILFIKIDPLLHTPMYTFIGTFAVLEIMFVTVTIPKLLDNLISGNKSISILGCFTQLYIFNGLGIAECYLLAVMAFDRDLAINNPFHYSSIMSKKLCFKLAVAPWLIGLTISFMTTFFIARLNFCGSNQINHFFCDATPLQDLSCSDPFISKVTVLLAAVLAIVIPFIIIISFYIHIIKTILSIKSTDGKRKAFSTCSSHLTVTSLFYGTAIIVYITPIGTQCNKFLALVYTVLTPLLNPFIYTLRNKDVKSSIKKLRALLTHFLIVSAFC